The following coding sequences lie in one Aspergillus puulaauensis MK2 DNA, chromosome 3, nearly complete sequence genomic window:
- a CDS encoding hemerythrin domain-containing protein (COG:S;~EggNog:ENOG410PP6I;~InterPro:IPR012312;~PFAM:PF01814) has translation MDGPGENSPPPLSNEDFKVYNSAAEKMDFFHGMLRRSWNILWNACTTGRRPNGMSIRQFIAEGLRFADHLETHHNIEETMVFPFLAKRMPEFRTGRGRKQADLLRHHREIHAGLDGFREYLEKCSQGEEDLQVEVLREKIDSWREVLWMHLDQEVETLGAENMRRYWTKEEMRLVPM, from the exons ATGGACGGCCCGGGAGAGAACAGCCCGCCCCCACTGTCCAATGAGGACTTCAAGGTGTACAACAGCGCGGCCGAAAAGATGGATTTCTTC CACGGCATGTTGCGGCGCTCATGGAATATTCTGTGGAACGCCTGCACGACGGGCCGACGGCCCAACGGGATGTCGATTCGACAATTCATTGCGGAGGGCCTGCGGTTCGCAGACCATCTAGAAACCCACCATAACATCGAAGAGACGATGGTCTTCCCGTTTCTCGCGAAGAGGATGCCCGAGTTCAGGACGGGGCGCGGGCGGAAGCAGGCTGACCTGTTGCGGCACCACCGCGAGATCCACGCCGGGTTGGACGGGTTCAGGGAGTATCTGGAGAAGTGCtcgcagggcgaggaggacctgCAGGTGGAGGTGCTACGGGAGAAGATTGATTCGTGGAGGGAGGTGTTGTGGATGCATCTGGACCAGGAGGTCGAGACGCTGGGCGCGGAGAATATGCGGCGGTACTGgacgaaggaggagatgaggctTGTTCCGATGTGA